In a single window of the Nicotiana tomentosiformis chromosome 10, ASM39032v3, whole genome shotgun sequence genome:
- the LOC138899978 gene encoding uncharacterized protein produces the protein MAPFEALYGRGYCSPIGWFEPGEAKLYGTDLVNDALEKIKLIQKWLRTTQSIHKSYADQKARDLSFMVSEKVLLKVSPMKGIMRFRKKGKLSPRFIGPSEVLRRVGEVAYELALPPSLSGIHSVFHVSMLRRYHADRSHVLDYNMVKLDESLGYEKEPVAIVDR, from the coding sequence atggctccatttgaagctttatatggtcggGGATATTGttcacccatcggatggtttgagcccggcgaggctaagttatatggaaCGGATTTAGTGAATGATGCCTTGGAGAAGATAAAGCTGATTCAGAAGTGGcttcgcacaacacagtccaTACACAAGagctacgcggatcagaaggcgcgtgatttatcatttatggtgagtgagaaggttctcttgaaagtctcgccgatgaagggcatcatgaggttcaggaagaagggcaagctgagcccaaggtttattggcccatctGAGGTgctgaggcgagttggggaggttgcttatgagcttgccttgcctcccagcctatcgggaatTCATTCGgtcttccacgtgtctatgctccgaaggtACCATGctgacaggtcgcatgtgttagattacaaCATGGTTAAGCTAGATGAGAGTCTGGGTTATGAgaaggagccagttgccattgttgacaggtaG